The Erigeron canadensis isolate Cc75 chromosome 4, C_canadensis_v1, whole genome shotgun sequence genome window below encodes:
- the LOC122598419 gene encoding thioredoxin-like 2, chloroplastic has translation MAAFVRLLSFNSSLLSPSLKSLQQNQLLSKNNSKRELLVAADSCLSSDFIVNSRFGLNPRKQLSQFKTQATITETEQPKWWEKNGGPNMIDIHSTQEFLNALGSAGDKLVIVEFYGTWCASCRALFPKLCKTAQEHPEILFLKVNFDENKPMCKNLNVKVLPYFHFYRGSDGQLESFSCSLAKFQKIKDAIQTHNTDRCSIGPNKGVGDINLETTSTPKNK, from the exons ATGGCGGCTTTTGTTCGGTTGTTATCATTTAATTCATCTTTGTTATCACCGTCATTAAAATCTCTTCAACAAAATCAActactttctaaaaataacAGCAAAAGGGAATTATTAGTTGCTGCTGATTCTTGTTTATCTTCTGATTTCATCGTCAATTCTCGATTTGGCTTAAACCCCAGAAAGCAATTGTCCCAATTCAAG ACACAAGCAACAATCACCGAAACAGAACAGCCAAAATGGTGGGAGAAAAATGGAGGACCAAATATGATTGATATTCATTCGACACAAGAGTTTTTGAATGCCTTAGGCAGTGCTGGAGATAAATTAGTCATAGTTGAATTCTATGGAACATGGTGTGCTTCTTGCCGTGCTTTATTCCCAAAG CTTTGCAAGACAGCACAAGAACATCCTGAAATTTTGTTCTTGAAAGTCAACTTTGACGAGAACAAGCCAATGTGCAAGAACTTGAATGTGAAGGTCCTCCCGTATTTCCATTTTTACCGTGGATCTGATGGACAACTCgaatctttttcttgttcactTGCTAAA TTTCAGAAAATTAAGGATGCAATTCAGACACACAACACTGATCGCTGCAGTATTGGACCAAACAAAGGGGTTGGAGATATAAACCTCGAAACAACATCAACTCCAAAGAACAAATAG
- the LOC122596047 gene encoding GATA transcription factor 21-like, whose protein sequence is MMTPIFFNSSSSTDHTYSPYHHPMGSDDHLAGNNSHQFMNPNYSQALSSSSMNSLAATHLFLNSAVVEDDDQSSGTFDHREIEPPPHHHQQLQAGDDNFGSQANYNDKDNSIDDHQSNIDMTMNSDQHQMIKWPMMSSKMRVMLKMKRSDPLNYIKFYTSSATNYKLETPKQPHVVVDRQKKKDYSPATSCSYPIVMEETDNNSSTINTTTATATSSNNNNNNSSSNNIPMIRVCSDCNTSKTPLWRSGPQGPKSLCNACGIRQRKARRALAIAAENNGNNNILAASASGDQSMVMAPLNKATKSHPSKHFIIKKPSSYTTTNNNNNGQVITKFKKKQYVSKTTMVTTTRITPPSSPSPLPSSSLAPNPKKNGVEDFLVSLSNKYLTTTFNNNNCQVFPQDEKEAAILLMAISCGYAS, encoded by the exons ATGATGACTCCAATCTTCTTTAATTCATCATCTTCTACCGATCACACTTATTCACCATATCATCACCCAATGGGTAGTGATGATCACCTTGCTGGCAATAATAGTCACCAATTCATGAACCCTAATTATTCTCAAGCCTTGTCGTCGTCGTCTATGAATTCACTAGCTGCCAcccatttatttttaaactcaGCGGTGGTTGAAGATGATGATCAAAGTAGTGGGACATTTGATCATAGAGAAATAGAGCCTccacctcatcatcatcaacagctACAAGCA ggTGATGATAACTTTGGATCACAAGCTAATTACAACGACAAAGATAACTCAATTGATGATCATCAGAGCAATATTGATATGACGATGAACAGTGATCAACATCAAATGATCAAGTGGCCGATGATGTCTTCCAAGATGCGAGTGATGCTAAAAATGAAGAGATCTGATCCCCtgaattatataaaattctatACTTCTTCGGCTactaattataaattagaaacaCCCAAACAACCACATGTAGTAGTAGATCGTCAGAAGAAGAAGGACTactcaccagcaacctcctgCAGCTATCCAATAGTTATGGAAGAAACTGATAATAATTCATCAACCATTAATACTACTACTGCTACTGCTACTTcttcaaacaacaacaacaataatagtagtagtaataatatTCCAATGATCAGGGTTTGCTCCGATTGTAACACCTCCAAGACTCCTCTATGGCGAAGTGGACCTCAAGGACCCAAG tcACTTTGCAATGCTTGTGGAATCCGACAAAGGAAGGCAAGAAGAGCATTAGCAATCGCGGCGGAAAATAATGGCAATAATAATATTCTAGCAGCTTCAGCATCAGGTGATCAATCAATGGTAATGGCACCATTAAATAAGGCCACAAAATCTCATCCATCTaaacatttcatcatcaaaaaacCAAGTAGTTAtactactactaataataataataatgggcaAGTAATTACAAAGTTCAAGAAAAAGCAATACGTCTCCAAGACCACCATGGTCACTACTACTAGAATAACTCCACCATCGTCACCATCACCGTTACCATCGTCATCTCTGGCTCCAAATCCAAAGAAGAATGGTGTGGAGGATTTCCTAGTAAGTTTGAGTAACAAGTACTTGACGACgacatttaataataataattgccAAGTCTTCCCACAGGATGAGAAAGAAGCCGCAATCCTACTAATGGCCATCTCTTGTGGCtatgctagctag
- the LOC122595600 gene encoding uncharacterized protein LOC122595600 isoform X3 codes for MPGSIHVSVVDLKELPPSSSFVKVSLGKVEHEARENETFSFPLTNLRDNLIITIQDADGNQVSHSGVTTMLIIEKGTWDDVFPIQGGGLIRMKLEFVLSDEERNRIRLMRESAMKKKEAEILSSRLRNADSAQILASSLRRHENATDRKDETSSSLLTERTDSPTASANKNKAAEPNTSANFSKKISEQNHEYKSISESTSTPLLQETQASSNKNNEIQLELPEIPKISLEGDQVATVEAIDSLNLMKKNNSAKSSLDHDMGKQSKSSPILQENATKPITSGKNQSQQADVSTSFHGSSAHDVGSSRSTIAEKIKSFSPKLIDEPDKQGSSEKTPRNIKKMISVFESSVSQDRVPLKPLGTKPYRAGTLRSLNDMLIKDYNEKSESSLKNSETLSRTRLRTSFSTGDLRKNLSSIITKEDQDASNNSFVEPSETNMQLNKNDPEGKVKLPKDSVVATDRNVTVNNEEKTAFTETNTNSVQNSCEEDAATSGRMSPAHGDTGRSLLGGRKIGEIGHEEKIVASKPQVVMKDEVDHGGAEVLNQGENMAHISENMSPTIEDEEAYNGSLGQAIKIALVIGFGVLVLLFRQREPGKSKKKENTHALKNQVFMNKRGSLEEQRRKIGTLKLS; via the exons ATGCCAGGATCCATTCATGTTTCag TTGTCGACTTGAAGGAGCTTCCACCTTCATCAAGTTTTGTCAAGG TTTCATTGGGGAAAGTTGAGCATGAAGCTAGAGAAAATGAGACATTTTCTTT CCCTTTGACAAATTTGAGAGATAATTTGATCATCACAATTCAAGATGCAGACGGGAACCAAGTGTCGCATTCAG GTGTCACAACTATGTTGATAATTGAAAAAGGTACATGGGATGATGTGTTTCCCATTCAAGGAGGTGGACTTATACGTATGAAGTTGGAGTTTGTTCTTAGTGATGAGGAGAGGAACCGAATTCGTTTGATG AGAGAATCTGCAATGAAGAAGAAGGAAGCTGAAATTCTTAGTAGCAGGCTAAGAAATGCAGATAGTGCCCAAATTCTTGCATCCTCTTTGCGCAGACATGAG AATGCTACAGATAGGAAGGATGAGACTTCATCCTCTCTCTTGACAGAACGGACTGATTCACCAACAGCCTCAGCAAATAAGAACAAAGCTGCAGAACCAAATACTTCTGCTAATTTTTCTAAGAAGATATCTGAGCAGAATCATGAATACAAAAGTATAAGTGAGAGCACATCTACTCCTTTGTTACAAGAGACCCAAGCTAGTTCAAACAAGAACAATGAGATTCAGTTAGAATTGCCGGAAATACCCAAGATTTCTTTAGAAGGGGATCAAGTAGCAACTGTAGAAGCTATCGATTCTCTCAATCTCATGAAGAAGAATAATTCAGCCAAATCAAGCTTGGACCATGATATGGGAAAACAAAGCAAAAGTTCTCCTATCTTACAAGAAAACGCAACGAAACCAATAACAAGCGGCAAGAATCAATCACAACAAGCGGATGTATCCACAAGCTTTCATGGTTCATCTGCTCATGATGTGGGATCTTCAAGATCAACTATAGCTGAAAAGATTAAATCTTTTTCCCCTAAGCTTATAGATGAACCGGATAAGCAGGGCTCATCAGAAAAAACTCCGCGCAATATTAAGAAGATGATTAGTGTATTTGAAAGTAGCGTGTCTCAG GATAGAGTACCTCTTAAGCCTTTAGGTACAAAACCATACAGAGCTGGAACCTTACGTTCATTAAACGATATGTTGATAAAGGATTATAATGAGAAGTCTGAATCTAGCCTCAAGAACTCAGAAACATTGAGTCGAACCAGACTCAGAACTTCTTTTAGTACAGGGGATCTGAGAAAAAACCTCTCAAGCATCATAACAAAAGAAGACCAGGATGCTTCTAACAACAGTTTTGTAGAACCAAGTGAAACGAATATGCAATTGAACAAGAATGATCCAGAGGGAAAAGTAAAATTGCCAAAAGATTCTGTAGTGGCCACAGATAGAAATGTAACTGTAAATAATGAAGAGAAGACTGCTTTCACGGAAACTAACACAAATAGTGTACAAAATTCATGTGAAGAAGATGCTGCGACTTCAGGAAGAATGTCTCCag CCCATGGTGATACAGGAAGGAGCCTATTAGGTGGTCGCAAAATCGGAGAAATAGGCCATGAAGAAAAAATTGTTGCATCTAAACCTCAAGTTGTCATGAAA GATGAGGTGGATCATGGAGGTGCTGAGGTTTTGAACCAAGGTGAAAATATGGCTCATATTTCAGAAAATATGAGTCCTACGATCGAAGATGAAGAGGCTTATAATGGATCGCTTGGACAG GCAATCAAAATTGCACTTGTGATAGGATTTGGTGTCCTAGTTCTGCTTTTCCGACAAAGAGAACCTGG AAAAAGCAAGAAAAAGGAAAATACCCATGCGTTAAAGAATCAAGTGTTCATGAATAAACGAGGATCACTCGAAGAACAACGCAGGAAGATTGGTACTTTGAAGTTATCTTAA
- the LOC122595600 gene encoding uncharacterized protein LOC122595600 isoform X2, with translation MPGSIHVSVVDLKELPPSSSFVKVSLGKVEHEARENETFSFPLTNLRDNLIITIQDADGNQVSHSGVTTMLIIEKGTWDDVFPIQGGGLIRMKLEFVLSDEERNRIRLMRESAMKKKEAEILSSRLRNADSAQILASSLRRHEVSDVLRAKSSEDFQKSSFNNAAAKNGLSTSIDPSVKVLKSSDGIEEESFQRQLFTNATDRKDETSSSLLTERTDSPTASANKNKAAEPNTSANFSKKISEQNHEYKSISESTSTPLLQETQASSNKNNEIQLELPEIPKISLEGDQVATVEAIDSLNLMKKNNSAKSSLDHDMGKQSKSSPILQENATKPITSGKNQSQQADVSTSFHGSSAHDVGSSRSTIAEKIKSFSPKLIDEPDKQGSSEKTPRNIKKMISVFESSVSQDRVPLKPLGTKPYRAGTLRSLNDMLIKDYNEKSESSLKNSETLSRTRLRTSFSTGDLRKNLSSIITKEDQDASNNSFVEPSETNMQLNKNDPEGKVKLPKDSVVATDRNVTVNNEEKTAFTETNTNSVQNSCEEDAATSGRMSPGRSLLGGRKIGEIGHEEKIVASKPQVVMKDEVDHGGAEVLNQGENMAHISENMSPTIEDEEAYNGSLGQAIKIALVIGFGVLVLLFRQREPGKSKKKENTHALKNQVFMNKRGSLEEQRRKIGTLKLS, from the exons ATGCCAGGATCCATTCATGTTTCag TTGTCGACTTGAAGGAGCTTCCACCTTCATCAAGTTTTGTCAAGG TTTCATTGGGGAAAGTTGAGCATGAAGCTAGAGAAAATGAGACATTTTCTTT CCCTTTGACAAATTTGAGAGATAATTTGATCATCACAATTCAAGATGCAGACGGGAACCAAGTGTCGCATTCAG GTGTCACAACTATGTTGATAATTGAAAAAGGTACATGGGATGATGTGTTTCCCATTCAAGGAGGTGGACTTATACGTATGAAGTTGGAGTTTGTTCTTAGTGATGAGGAGAGGAACCGAATTCGTTTGATG AGAGAATCTGCAATGAAGAAGAAGGAAGCTGAAATTCTTAGTAGCAGGCTAAGAAATGCAGATAGTGCCCAAATTCTTGCATCCTCTTTGCGCAGACATGAGGTCTCAG ATGTTTTAAGGGCTAAGTCTTCTGAAGATTTCCAAAAAAGCAGTTTCAATAATGCTGCTGCAAAAAACGGTCTATCAACCTCTATCGATCCTTCCGTTAAGGTTTTAAAATCTAGTGATGGGATAGAAGAAGAATCTTTCCAGAGGCAATTATTTACA AATGCTACAGATAGGAAGGATGAGACTTCATCCTCTCTCTTGACAGAACGGACTGATTCACCAACAGCCTCAGCAAATAAGAACAAAGCTGCAGAACCAAATACTTCTGCTAATTTTTCTAAGAAGATATCTGAGCAGAATCATGAATACAAAAGTATAAGTGAGAGCACATCTACTCCTTTGTTACAAGAGACCCAAGCTAGTTCAAACAAGAACAATGAGATTCAGTTAGAATTGCCGGAAATACCCAAGATTTCTTTAGAAGGGGATCAAGTAGCAACTGTAGAAGCTATCGATTCTCTCAATCTCATGAAGAAGAATAATTCAGCCAAATCAAGCTTGGACCATGATATGGGAAAACAAAGCAAAAGTTCTCCTATCTTACAAGAAAACGCAACGAAACCAATAACAAGCGGCAAGAATCAATCACAACAAGCGGATGTATCCACAAGCTTTCATGGTTCATCTGCTCATGATGTGGGATCTTCAAGATCAACTATAGCTGAAAAGATTAAATCTTTTTCCCCTAAGCTTATAGATGAACCGGATAAGCAGGGCTCATCAGAAAAAACTCCGCGCAATATTAAGAAGATGATTAGTGTATTTGAAAGTAGCGTGTCTCAG GATAGAGTACCTCTTAAGCCTTTAGGTACAAAACCATACAGAGCTGGAACCTTACGTTCATTAAACGATATGTTGATAAAGGATTATAATGAGAAGTCTGAATCTAGCCTCAAGAACTCAGAAACATTGAGTCGAACCAGACTCAGAACTTCTTTTAGTACAGGGGATCTGAGAAAAAACCTCTCAAGCATCATAACAAAAGAAGACCAGGATGCTTCTAACAACAGTTTTGTAGAACCAAGTGAAACGAATATGCAATTGAACAAGAATGATCCAGAGGGAAAAGTAAAATTGCCAAAAGATTCTGTAGTGGCCACAGATAGAAATGTAACTGTAAATAATGAAGAGAAGACTGCTTTCACGGAAACTAACACAAATAGTGTACAAAATTCATGTGAAGAAGATGCTGCGACTTCAGGAAGAATGTCTCCag GAAGGAGCCTATTAGGTGGTCGCAAAATCGGAGAAATAGGCCATGAAGAAAAAATTGTTGCATCTAAACCTCAAGTTGTCATGAAA GATGAGGTGGATCATGGAGGTGCTGAGGTTTTGAACCAAGGTGAAAATATGGCTCATATTTCAGAAAATATGAGTCCTACGATCGAAGATGAAGAGGCTTATAATGGATCGCTTGGACAG GCAATCAAAATTGCACTTGTGATAGGATTTGGTGTCCTAGTTCTGCTTTTCCGACAAAGAGAACCTGG AAAAAGCAAGAAAAAGGAAAATACCCATGCGTTAAAGAATCAAGTGTTCATGAATAAACGAGGATCACTCGAAGAACAACGCAGGAAGATTGGTACTTTGAAGTTATCTTAA
- the LOC122595600 gene encoding uncharacterized protein LOC122595600 isoform X1 yields MPGSIHVSVVDLKELPPSSSFVKVSLGKVEHEARENETFSFPLTNLRDNLIITIQDADGNQVSHSGVTTMLIIEKGTWDDVFPIQGGGLIRMKLEFVLSDEERNRIRLMRESAMKKKEAEILSSRLRNADSAQILASSLRRHEVSDVLRAKSSEDFQKSSFNNAAAKNGLSTSIDPSVKVLKSSDGIEEESFQRQLFTNATDRKDETSSSLLTERTDSPTASANKNKAAEPNTSANFSKKISEQNHEYKSISESTSTPLLQETQASSNKNNEIQLELPEIPKISLEGDQVATVEAIDSLNLMKKNNSAKSSLDHDMGKQSKSSPILQENATKPITSGKNQSQQADVSTSFHGSSAHDVGSSRSTIAEKIKSFSPKLIDEPDKQGSSEKTPRNIKKMISVFESSVSQDRVPLKPLGTKPYRAGTLRSLNDMLIKDYNEKSESSLKNSETLSRTRLRTSFSTGDLRKNLSSIITKEDQDASNNSFVEPSETNMQLNKNDPEGKVKLPKDSVVATDRNVTVNNEEKTAFTETNTNSVQNSCEEDAATSGRMSPAHGDTGRSLLGGRKIGEIGHEEKIVASKPQVVMKDEVDHGGAEVLNQGENMAHISENMSPTIEDEEAYNGSLGQAIKIALVIGFGVLVLLFRQREPGKSKKKENTHALKNQVFMNKRGSLEEQRRKIGTLKLS; encoded by the exons ATGCCAGGATCCATTCATGTTTCag TTGTCGACTTGAAGGAGCTTCCACCTTCATCAAGTTTTGTCAAGG TTTCATTGGGGAAAGTTGAGCATGAAGCTAGAGAAAATGAGACATTTTCTTT CCCTTTGACAAATTTGAGAGATAATTTGATCATCACAATTCAAGATGCAGACGGGAACCAAGTGTCGCATTCAG GTGTCACAACTATGTTGATAATTGAAAAAGGTACATGGGATGATGTGTTTCCCATTCAAGGAGGTGGACTTATACGTATGAAGTTGGAGTTTGTTCTTAGTGATGAGGAGAGGAACCGAATTCGTTTGATG AGAGAATCTGCAATGAAGAAGAAGGAAGCTGAAATTCTTAGTAGCAGGCTAAGAAATGCAGATAGTGCCCAAATTCTTGCATCCTCTTTGCGCAGACATGAGGTCTCAG ATGTTTTAAGGGCTAAGTCTTCTGAAGATTTCCAAAAAAGCAGTTTCAATAATGCTGCTGCAAAAAACGGTCTATCAACCTCTATCGATCCTTCCGTTAAGGTTTTAAAATCTAGTGATGGGATAGAAGAAGAATCTTTCCAGAGGCAATTATTTACA AATGCTACAGATAGGAAGGATGAGACTTCATCCTCTCTCTTGACAGAACGGACTGATTCACCAACAGCCTCAGCAAATAAGAACAAAGCTGCAGAACCAAATACTTCTGCTAATTTTTCTAAGAAGATATCTGAGCAGAATCATGAATACAAAAGTATAAGTGAGAGCACATCTACTCCTTTGTTACAAGAGACCCAAGCTAGTTCAAACAAGAACAATGAGATTCAGTTAGAATTGCCGGAAATACCCAAGATTTCTTTAGAAGGGGATCAAGTAGCAACTGTAGAAGCTATCGATTCTCTCAATCTCATGAAGAAGAATAATTCAGCCAAATCAAGCTTGGACCATGATATGGGAAAACAAAGCAAAAGTTCTCCTATCTTACAAGAAAACGCAACGAAACCAATAACAAGCGGCAAGAATCAATCACAACAAGCGGATGTATCCACAAGCTTTCATGGTTCATCTGCTCATGATGTGGGATCTTCAAGATCAACTATAGCTGAAAAGATTAAATCTTTTTCCCCTAAGCTTATAGATGAACCGGATAAGCAGGGCTCATCAGAAAAAACTCCGCGCAATATTAAGAAGATGATTAGTGTATTTGAAAGTAGCGTGTCTCAG GATAGAGTACCTCTTAAGCCTTTAGGTACAAAACCATACAGAGCTGGAACCTTACGTTCATTAAACGATATGTTGATAAAGGATTATAATGAGAAGTCTGAATCTAGCCTCAAGAACTCAGAAACATTGAGTCGAACCAGACTCAGAACTTCTTTTAGTACAGGGGATCTGAGAAAAAACCTCTCAAGCATCATAACAAAAGAAGACCAGGATGCTTCTAACAACAGTTTTGTAGAACCAAGTGAAACGAATATGCAATTGAACAAGAATGATCCAGAGGGAAAAGTAAAATTGCCAAAAGATTCTGTAGTGGCCACAGATAGAAATGTAACTGTAAATAATGAAGAGAAGACTGCTTTCACGGAAACTAACACAAATAGTGTACAAAATTCATGTGAAGAAGATGCTGCGACTTCAGGAAGAATGTCTCCag CCCATGGTGATACAGGAAGGAGCCTATTAGGTGGTCGCAAAATCGGAGAAATAGGCCATGAAGAAAAAATTGTTGCATCTAAACCTCAAGTTGTCATGAAA GATGAGGTGGATCATGGAGGTGCTGAGGTTTTGAACCAAGGTGAAAATATGGCTCATATTTCAGAAAATATGAGTCCTACGATCGAAGATGAAGAGGCTTATAATGGATCGCTTGGACAG GCAATCAAAATTGCACTTGTGATAGGATTTGGTGTCCTAGTTCTGCTTTTCCGACAAAGAGAACCTGG AAAAAGCAAGAAAAAGGAAAATACCCATGCGTTAAAGAATCAAGTGTTCATGAATAAACGAGGATCACTCGAAGAACAACGCAGGAAGATTGGTACTTTGAAGTTATCTTAA
- the LOC122595600 gene encoding uncharacterized protein LOC122595600 isoform X4 has product MQIVPKFLHPLCADMRFCLDVLRAKSSEDFQKSSFNNAAAKNGLSTSIDPSVKVLKSSDGIEEESFQRQLFTNATDRKDETSSSLLTERTDSPTASANKNKAAEPNTSANFSKKISEQNHEYKSISESTSTPLLQETQASSNKNNEIQLELPEIPKISLEGDQVATVEAIDSLNLMKKNNSAKSSLDHDMGKQSKSSPILQENATKPITSGKNQSQQADVSTSFHGSSAHDVGSSRSTIAEKIKSFSPKLIDEPDKQGSSEKTPRNIKKMISVFESSVSQDRVPLKPLGTKPYRAGTLRSLNDMLIKDYNEKSESSLKNSETLSRTRLRTSFSTGDLRKNLSSIITKEDQDASNNSFVEPSETNMQLNKNDPEGKVKLPKDSVVATDRNVTVNNEEKTAFTETNTNSVQNSCEEDAATSGRMSPAHGDTGRSLLGGRKIGEIGHEEKIVASKPQVVMKDEVDHGGAEVLNQGENMAHISENMSPTIEDEEAYNGSLGQAIKIALVIGFGVLVLLFRQREPGKSKKKENTHALKNQVFMNKRGSLEEQRRKIGTLKLS; this is encoded by the exons ATGCAGATAGTGCCCAAATTCTTGCATCCTCTTTGCGCAGACATGAG GTTTTGTCTAGATGTTTTAAGGGCTAAGTCTTCTGAAGATTTCCAAAAAAGCAGTTTCAATAATGCTGCTGCAAAAAACGGTCTATCAACCTCTATCGATCCTTCCGTTAAGGTTTTAAAATCTAGTGATGGGATAGAAGAAGAATCTTTCCAGAGGCAATTATTTACA AATGCTACAGATAGGAAGGATGAGACTTCATCCTCTCTCTTGACAGAACGGACTGATTCACCAACAGCCTCAGCAAATAAGAACAAAGCTGCAGAACCAAATACTTCTGCTAATTTTTCTAAGAAGATATCTGAGCAGAATCATGAATACAAAAGTATAAGTGAGAGCACATCTACTCCTTTGTTACAAGAGACCCAAGCTAGTTCAAACAAGAACAATGAGATTCAGTTAGAATTGCCGGAAATACCCAAGATTTCTTTAGAAGGGGATCAAGTAGCAACTGTAGAAGCTATCGATTCTCTCAATCTCATGAAGAAGAATAATTCAGCCAAATCAAGCTTGGACCATGATATGGGAAAACAAAGCAAAAGTTCTCCTATCTTACAAGAAAACGCAACGAAACCAATAACAAGCGGCAAGAATCAATCACAACAAGCGGATGTATCCACAAGCTTTCATGGTTCATCTGCTCATGATGTGGGATCTTCAAGATCAACTATAGCTGAAAAGATTAAATCTTTTTCCCCTAAGCTTATAGATGAACCGGATAAGCAGGGCTCATCAGAAAAAACTCCGCGCAATATTAAGAAGATGATTAGTGTATTTGAAAGTAGCGTGTCTCAG GATAGAGTACCTCTTAAGCCTTTAGGTACAAAACCATACAGAGCTGGAACCTTACGTTCATTAAACGATATGTTGATAAAGGATTATAATGAGAAGTCTGAATCTAGCCTCAAGAACTCAGAAACATTGAGTCGAACCAGACTCAGAACTTCTTTTAGTACAGGGGATCTGAGAAAAAACCTCTCAAGCATCATAACAAAAGAAGACCAGGATGCTTCTAACAACAGTTTTGTAGAACCAAGTGAAACGAATATGCAATTGAACAAGAATGATCCAGAGGGAAAAGTAAAATTGCCAAAAGATTCTGTAGTGGCCACAGATAGAAATGTAACTGTAAATAATGAAGAGAAGACTGCTTTCACGGAAACTAACACAAATAGTGTACAAAATTCATGTGAAGAAGATGCTGCGACTTCAGGAAGAATGTCTCCag CCCATGGTGATACAGGAAGGAGCCTATTAGGTGGTCGCAAAATCGGAGAAATAGGCCATGAAGAAAAAATTGTTGCATCTAAACCTCAAGTTGTCATGAAA GATGAGGTGGATCATGGAGGTGCTGAGGTTTTGAACCAAGGTGAAAATATGGCTCATATTTCAGAAAATATGAGTCCTACGATCGAAGATGAAGAGGCTTATAATGGATCGCTTGGACAG GCAATCAAAATTGCACTTGTGATAGGATTTGGTGTCCTAGTTCTGCTTTTCCGACAAAGAGAACCTGG AAAAAGCAAGAAAAAGGAAAATACCCATGCGTTAAAGAATCAAGTGTTCATGAATAAACGAGGATCACTCGAAGAACAACGCAGGAAGATTGGTACTTTGAAGTTATCTTAA